The Methanosphaera stadtmanae DSM 3091 genome includes a window with the following:
- a CDS encoding DNA adenine methylase yields the protein MDMQSTLFNYNNQDFKSQNNFDSFKFPSTRYQGSKLKLVDWIINETKNYSYETVLDAFGGTGSVSYSYKKIGKEVTYNDILKFNYQFGKALIENNDMKLSNESVNFILNPHDDIEYKTIIQDNFKDTYFTDDENK from the coding sequence ATGGATATGCAAAGCACGTTATTTAATTATAATAATCAAGATTTCAAATCTCAAAATAATTTTGATTCTTTCAAATTTCCTTCTACAAGATATCAAGGTAGTAAATTAAAACTCGTTGATTGGATAATAAATGAAACTAAAAATTATTCATATGAAACAGTTTTAGATGCTTTCGGAGGTACAGGTTCTGTTTCTTATTCTTATAAAAAAATAGGTAAAGAAGTGACATATAATGATATATTAAAATTTAATTACCAGTTTGGTAAAGCTTTAATTGAAAATAATGATATGAAATTAAGTAATGAATCAGTTAATTTTATTTTAAATCCACATGATGATATTGAATATAAAACAATAATACAAGACAATTTTAAAGATACATATTTTACTGATGATGAAAATAAATGA
- a CDS encoding NAD(P)/FAD-dependent oxidoreductase: protein MEIITDILIVGGGPSGLLAAKEGCFNNNKVVLLDKDNTDTYNEYITKTSLRQIGIKEDDSWIVNQTNGFILEAMDEKLVLDNTTTVQPEEAYIIDKNKFIKALRDDIKENVEIIDTEAKTITHIKDKVVVEAENSTGKYTITTKILIIASGYHDNLIKQVGMDYKNMDTQHILQYELENTHLKTNNIIYSFNEIENNALISILPGKNNTASISITMKDDANITEILDSYIKSNNELRDSNIICKTSHILPSNGIIPKRVADNIILCGNSAGFVNPLTMKGLSGALESGTYAGVVAAKHVVFDEYKKDDLKQYVMYTDMLVNENYERYMETREFIETLTLIEVYGILSKLSFVDMYECDIDSLIRTMIDESSKANIHLKNLYN, encoded by the coding sequence ATGGAAATTATAACAGATATATTAATAGTAGGTGGAGGACCATCTGGATTACTTGCAGCAAAAGAGGGCTGTTTTAATAATAATAAAGTAGTATTACTTGATAAAGATAACACAGACACATATAATGAATATATTACAAAAACTTCACTTCGTCAAATAGGAATAAAAGAAGATGATTCATGGATAGTAAATCAGACAAATGGATTTATATTAGAGGCTATGGATGAAAAATTAGTACTGGATAATACTACAACTGTTCAACCTGAAGAGGCATATATTATAGATAAAAATAAATTTATAAAAGCTTTACGTGATGATATAAAAGAGAATGTGGAAATTATAGATACAGAAGCTAAAACAATTACACATATAAAGGATAAAGTGGTAGTTGAGGCAGAAAATAGTACTGGAAAATATACTATTACTACAAAAATACTTATTATTGCAAGTGGATATCATGATAATCTAATAAAACAGGTAGGTATGGATTATAAAAACATGGATACTCAACATATTCTTCAATATGAATTAGAAAATACACATCTTAAAACAAACAACATAATATATTCATTTAATGAAATTGAAAATAATGCTCTAATCTCTATTTTACCTGGAAAAAATAACACTGCATCAATATCAATTACTATGAAAGATGATGCAAATATAACAGAAATATTAGATAGTTATATTAAGTCTAATAATGAACTTAGAGATTCAAACATAATATGTAAAACTTCACATATCCTACCATCTAATGGTATAATACCAAAACGTGTTGCTGATAATATAATTCTATGTGGAAATTCTGCTGGATTTGTAAATCCATTAACAATGAAGGGACTCTCTGGAGCATTAGAATCTGGTACATATGCAGGTGTGGTAGCAGCAAAGCATGTTGTTTTTGATGAATATAAAAAAGATGATTTAAAGCAGTATGTCATGTATACAGATATGTTAGTTAATGAGAATTATGAAAGATATATGGAAACTAGGGAATTTATAGAAACATTAACTCTTATAGAAGTATATGGTATATTAAGTAAGTTATCTTTTGTAGATATGTATGAGTGTGATATAGATTCATTAATTAGAACAATGATAGATGAGTCTTCAAAGGCAAATATTCATCTAAAAAATTTATATAACTAG
- a CDS encoding Ig-like domain-containing protein produces MTKKNILHIFLISLLILLSLSIVNATETNTQTKNMETHTITTQESPIQQSTDDIQSQQINNPKIKKTIETTSNQLTETSKNNHSTKNLKSKNSYIINNTNYDDYFDEDGFVLDNTLSHSTVTLTGEFKNKTFYIDTVPFNITGKNALLHDSTINIQLPSIKISNITFNNTNKNSAIVIEKENTIIENCNITYNTTNDVKAIYITGNNSTIINNNIHVGGPSDEIDWYSDPDLARTLSIAITSNNNKVLYNNITTYSTISKIPYGAIESITIQGAIHGDKAENNTVEYNNIITTGHDYVYGINLGQNINNNKINYNNITSHGLAFADSIQIFSAASNIQITYNNISSISQNISDGIAISKDNMVGETRNNTILFNRIEVDGNYSTAMDIGNIKDSQINHNKISITGQNINGIIIINGKNNTIHKNNIKLNSLKNEDVGILLKESTDNQITTNIILTNTTHTITLLGSNNNTIVNNTLISKRKAGDISINTTNTINTLDNNNHFKTRILLNNITTYRDMKVNLTCQVLDETNKTVHGGKVVLKINGKTLKDDNGNIIYLRVENGVAQLSNYTIPENWRKSEYTLTAVYGGYQHYLSNTNNSTITLLKENVTLTYTSQTTFKSNETIKLSVNVTHDNKTVNTGHVIFKINKKTLKDPSGNIIYATVENGIATITYTLPPMSSKIYNLTVVYGDSIYERCELNSKITIVN; encoded by the coding sequence ATGACAAAGAAAAATATTCTACATATTTTTCTAATATCATTACTCATACTACTTAGCTTGTCTATTGTCAATGCAACAGAAACAAACACTCAAACTAAAAACATGGAAACACATACTATTACAACACAAGAGAGTCCCATTCAACAAAGTACAGATGATATACAATCACAACAGATAAATAACCCTAAGATAAAAAAAACCATTGAAACAACATCTAATCAACTAACAGAAACTTCAAAAAATAATCATTCCACAAAAAATCTTAAAAGCAAAAACAGTTATATAATAAACAATACAAACTACGATGACTACTTTGATGAAGATGGATTTGTACTAGATAATACATTATCCCATTCAACAGTAACATTAACTGGAGAATTCAAAAATAAGACATTCTACATAGACACAGTACCATTCAATATAACAGGAAAAAATGCTCTACTACATGATTCAACAATTAATATACAACTACCATCAATAAAAATCAGTAACATAACATTTAACAACACAAATAAAAACAGTGCAATAGTTATAGAAAAAGAAAATACAATAATAGAAAATTGTAACATAACATACAATACAACAAACGATGTTAAAGCAATATACATAACAGGTAACAATTCAACTATAATAAATAACAATATACATGTTGGAGGACCATCAGATGAAATTGACTGGTACTCTGATCCAGATCTTGCAAGAACACTATCCATAGCAATAACATCAAACAACAATAAAGTACTCTACAATAACATAACAACATATTCTACAATATCAAAAATACCTTATGGAGCAATAGAATCAATAACAATACAAGGAGCCATACATGGAGATAAGGCAGAAAATAACACTGTTGAATATAACAATATAATAACAACAGGACATGATTATGTATATGGAATTAATTTAGGTCAGAATATTAACAATAATAAAATAAATTACAACAACATTACAAGTCATGGATTAGCATTTGCTGATAGTATTCAAATATTTTCTGCAGCAAGTAACATTCAAATTACATACAACAACATAAGTAGTATTTCACAAAATATATCTGATGGAATTGCAATTTCAAAGGATAATATGGTGGGTGAAACTAGAAATAATACCATACTATTTAATAGAATAGAAGTAGATGGAAATTATTCAACAGCAATGGATATTGGAAATATTAAAGATTCACAAATAAATCATAATAAAATAAGTATAACAGGACAAAATATCAATGGAATTATAATAATAAATGGAAAAAACAACACAATACATAAAAATAACATAAAATTAAATTCACTAAAAAATGAGGATGTGGGAATACTACTTAAAGAGTCCACAGATAATCAAATAACAACAAATATTATACTAACAAATACAACACATACTATAACACTCCTTGGATCAAATAATAACACAATAGTAAACAATACATTAATATCTAAAAGAAAAGCTGGAGATATTTCTATAAACACGACAAATACCATAAATACATTAGATAATAATAACCACTTTAAAACAAGAATTTTACTTAATAATATAACAACATATAGAGATATGAAAGTAAATCTTACATGTCAAGTACTAGATGAAACTAATAAAACAGTACATGGAGGAAAAGTTGTACTTAAAATAAATGGTAAAACTCTAAAAGATGATAATGGTAATATAATATACTTAAGAGTAGAAAATGGAGTAGCACAATTATCTAACTACACAATACCAGAAAATTGGAGAAAATCAGAATATACATTAACAGCAGTATATGGTGGATATCAACATTATCTATCAAATACAAATAATTCAACAATAACATTACTTAAAGAGAATGTAACACTAACATACACATCTCAAACTACATTCAAATCAAATGAAACAATAAAATTATCAGTAAATGTAACACATGACAATAAAACTGTAAATACAGGACATGTTATATTTAAAATAAATAAAAAAACATTGAAAGATCCATCTGGAAACATAATATATGCAACAGTAGAAAATGGAATAGCTACTATAACATACACTCTACCACCTATGAGTTCAAAGATATATAATCTAACAGTAGTATATGGTGATAGTATATATGAAAGATGTGAATTAAATAGTAAGATTACTATAGTAAATTAA
- a CDS encoding ATP-binding protein, whose protein sequence is MIRRESYFKIINEFIDTSFIKIFTGIRRSGKTTLLFSVVDELKNRGISEDNIFYISFESLKYQNITDSVSLNDLILDLIGNVEGKVYLLFDEIQLVDGWEKSINGLHADFSCDIYITGSNSMLLSGEYATLLSGRYIQINVYPFSFKEVLEYKEKVDNIEITDNIERQLFDEYLEFGGMPGLLELSSSIAKHEALNDIYASIVYNDILGRYPIRKADLFKRFSNYIMNTMGETFSSKSITSYLKNEVEETSRNTILNFTNYLENAFFISKIRREDLIGKKILKTQQKYYLMDHGFHHTLIESNWLKQTHVLENIVYIELLRRGYEIKIGKIYDKEIDFFCRKDGFECYIQVSYTVADQDTLEREMIPLLRLRNHYDKYIFSMDEHDMSRDGIKHRNILEFLKGDEF, encoded by the coding sequence ATGATTAGAAGAGAATCCTATTTTAAGATTATTAATGAGTTTATAGATACTAGTTTTATTAAGATTTTCACAGGTATTCGTAGGTCTGGTAAAACAACTTTATTATTTAGTGTTGTTGATGAATTAAAGAATCGTGGAATAAGTGAGGATAATATTTTTTATATTTCTTTTGAGTCCTTGAAGTATCAGAATATTACTGATTCAGTTAGTTTAAATGATTTAATTCTTGATTTGATTGGTAATGTTGAGGGTAAAGTTTATTTATTGTTTGATGAAATCCAGTTGGTTGATGGTTGGGAGAAGAGTATTAATGGTTTACATGCTGATTTTAGTTGTGATATTTATATTACTGGTTCTAATTCCATGTTATTATCTGGTGAGTATGCTACATTATTGTCTGGTAGGTATATTCAGATTAATGTTTATCCATTTAGTTTTAAGGAAGTGCTTGAATATAAAGAAAAGGTGGATAATATTGAAATAACAGACAATATTGAACGACAATTGTTTGATGAGTACTTGGAATTTGGTGGTATGCCCGGACTTTTAGAATTAAGTAGTAGTATAGCTAAACATGAAGCATTAAATGATATTTATGCCTCTATAGTTTATAATGATATTCTGGGTAGGTATCCTATCAGGAAAGCTGATTTATTTAAACGTTTTAGTAATTATATTATGAATACTATGGGTGAAACTTTTTCTTCAAAAAGTATTACAAGTTATCTTAAAAATGAGGTTGAAGAAACCAGTCGTAATACTATTCTTAATTTTACTAATTATCTTGAAAATGCTTTCTTCATTTCTAAGATTAGAAGGGAAGATTTGATTGGTAAAAAGATTCTTAAAACTCAACAAAAATATTATCTTATGGATCATGGATTTCATCATACATTAATTGAAAGTAACTGGCTTAAACAAACACATGTTCTGGAGAATATTGTCTACATTGAATTATTAAGACGGGGGTATGAAATAAAGATTGGTAAAATTTATGATAAAGAGATTGATTTCTTTTGTCGAAAAGATGGATTTGAATGTTATATCCAAGTATCATATACTGTAGCAGATCAGGATACATTGGAAAGAGAAATGATTCCGTTATTAAGGTTGAGAAATCATTATGATAAATATATTTTCAGTATGGATGAACATGACATGTCCAGGGATGGAATTAAACATAGAAATATCCTAGAATTCTTGAAAGGTGATGAATTCTGA
- a CDS encoding aldo/keto reductase: protein MKKMGFGLMRLPQTDKDKPETINQEQVNKMIELFLEKGYTYFDTAYPYHNGKSEIALKEALKNHHRESYIVADKLPIFAITKEEEVEPIFKEQLERCGVEYFDYYLLHNISPFSEAGYIDVDSYKFLKQQKDAGKIKKLGFSSHGDAKYIEKYLQKYPDMDFIQLQINYLDWESQTIESKKCYEVAKKHDLEVIVMEPLKGGFLANIPEDANDLIKKFNPTLTPVELALRFVANLDNVFMVLCGVSSYKQMEENIEIFENMQPLSKEELDLIKQVSELINSKITVPCTKCNYCINECPVNINIPYVFDLYNSEKLLNEDGFTTYQVTYINYMKNKKNGPASACIDCGKCVEKCPQQINIPQVMKDVVESLENKPM from the coding sequence ATGAAAAAAATGGGATTTGGATTGATGAGATTACCTCAAACAGATAAAGATAAACCAGAAACAATCAACCAAGAACAAGTAAATAAAATGATAGAACTCTTTTTAGAAAAAGGATACACCTATTTTGATACAGCATATCCTTATCATAATGGAAAAAGTGAAATAGCACTAAAAGAAGCTCTAAAAAACCATCATAGAGAATCATATATAGTAGCAGATAAATTACCCATCTTTGCAATAACCAAAGAAGAAGAGGTAGAACCAATATTTAAAGAACAATTAGAACGTTGTGGAGTAGAATACTTTGACTATTATTTACTACACAACATAAGTCCATTTTCAGAAGCAGGATATATAGATGTAGATTCATATAAATTTTTAAAACAACAAAAAGATGCAGGAAAAATTAAAAAACTTGGATTTTCAAGCCATGGAGATGCTAAGTACATAGAAAAATATCTTCAAAAATATCCTGACATGGATTTTATACAATTACAAATAAATTACCTTGACTGGGAAAGTCAAACAATAGAATCAAAGAAATGCTATGAAGTTGCTAAAAAACATGATTTAGAAGTAATTGTAATGGAACCATTAAAGGGAGGATTTCTTGCAAACATACCAGAAGATGCTAATGATTTAATTAAAAAATTCAATCCAACACTTACACCAGTTGAGTTAGCACTACGTTTTGTAGCAAATCTTGATAATGTATTCATGGTACTATGTGGAGTAAGTAGTTATAAACAAATGGAGGAAAATATTGAAATTTTTGAAAATATGCAACCATTATCTAAAGAAGAATTAGACCTTATAAAACAAGTAAGTGAACTTATAAATAGTAAAATAACAGTACCTTGTACTAAATGTAATTACTGTATAAATGAATGTCCAGTAAATATCAACATACCATATGTATTTGATTTATATAATAGTGAAAAACTACTAAATGAAGATGGATTTACAACATACCAAGTAACGTACATAAACTACATGAAAAATAAGAAAAATGGGCCGGCAAGTGCATGTATAGACTGTGGTAAATGTGTAGAAAAATGTCCTCAACAAATAAACATACCACAAGTAATGAAAGATGTAGTAGAATCACTTGAAAATAAACCAATGTAA
- a CDS encoding TIR domain-containing protein, whose amino-acid sequence MKSNIFLSYYHEDKEYSDKFQELFQNLNTKTIRLTNNDYSSDEYISNIINENNITNTTTTIVLVGPKTYKRKHIDWDIYAALKQKSSLIGICLPNRNDYRLNNLILETYPPRLHDNVTSGYATIIKWTENPEKIDNIIKRSYIKSEDTNLINNRRKLQSKDHHFCGVGCDCH is encoded by the coding sequence ATGAAATCAAATATCTTTCTTAGTTACTATCATGAAGATAAAGAGTATAGTGACAAATTTCAAGAATTATTTCAAAATTTGAATACAAAAACAATAAGATTAACAAATAATGACTATTCAAGTGATGAATATATCTCTAATATCATAAATGAAAATAACATAACAAATACTACAACTACAATAGTACTAGTAGGACCTAAAACATACAAAAGAAAACATATAGATTGGGATATATATGCAGCATTAAAGCAAAAATCATCACTAATAGGCATATGTCTTCCAAATAGGAATGATTATAGACTAAATAATCTAATACTGGAAACATATCCTCCAAGACTACATGATAATGTAACATCAGGTTATGCAACTATAATAAAATGGACAGAAAATCCAGAGAAAATAGATAACATAATAAAAAGATCATATATAAAATCAGAGGATACAAATCTAATAAATAATAGACGAAAACTACAATCTAAAGATCATCATTTCTGTGGAGTAGGATGTGATTGTCACTAA
- a CDS encoding DUF6198 family protein, with amino-acid sequence MAWEIGLATTIFHCFLVILQIILLRKSFEIKNLTQVIVGIIFGYFTSFSVYLMSFIPNSNTLLISLIYLIISIIAIAFGIFLYLPPNIIPLAGEGAMQAIAIVTKKPFSKIKVYFDSAMVIVSLITCIIMTHTLGSVGLGTIISAILVGTTLKYIVKIFEYIKGYNPLILT; translated from the coding sequence GTGGCATGGGAAATAGGGCTGGCAACAACAATCTTTCACTGTTTTTTAGTTATATTACAAATAATACTCCTTAGAAAATCATTTGAAATAAAAAATCTTACACAAGTAATTGTGGGAATTATATTTGGATACTTCACAAGTTTTTCAGTATATCTAATGTCATTCATACCCAACTCAAATACTCTACTAATATCACTAATCTATCTAATAATCAGTATTATAGCAATAGCATTTGGAATCTTTCTTTATTTACCACCAAATATAATACCACTAGCAGGAGAAGGTGCAATGCAAGCAATAGCTATTGTAACAAAAAAACCATTCTCAAAAATAAAAGTATATTTTGATTCAGCAATGGTAATAGTATCACTAATAACATGTATAATAATGACACATACACTAGGAAGTGTTGGACTTGGAACTATAATATCTGCAATACTAGTTGGAACAACACTAAAATACATAGTTAAAATATTTGAATATATTAAAGGATACAATCCCCTTATTTTAACTTAA
- a CDS encoding manganese efflux pump MntP, producing MNMLSVILLAIALAMDAFSISITKGFTQKKIQKQEILWYGIFFGGFQCFMPIIGYVCGTTIRSFISTYAPWIAFILLLCIGLNMIRESITSSDEKVADIFSFKEVTLLAIATSIDAFAVGVTFAILNISLVIPCAIIGIITFLFSIVGIFIGKKLGDYFGDKFQILGGVILILLGFKILLGF from the coding sequence ATGAATATGCTTTCTGTAATTCTTTTGGCTATTGCTCTTGCTATGGATGCTTTTAGTATTTCAATAACAAAAGGATTTACTCAGAAAAAAATACAAAAACAAGAAATACTCTGGTATGGAATTTTCTTTGGCGGATTTCAATGTTTCATGCCTATAATAGGTTATGTTTGTGGAACTACAATTAGATCATTTATATCAACATATGCACCATGGATTGCATTTATACTACTACTTTGTATTGGATTGAATATGATTCGTGAAAGTATCACTAGTAGTGATGAAAAAGTAGCTGACATATTTAGTTTTAAAGAAGTTACCCTACTTGCTATTGCAACAAGTATTGATGCTTTTGCTGTGGGTGTGACATTTGCTATTCTTAATATTAGTCTAGTTATTCCATGTGCTATTATTGGAATTATTACATTCTTATTTAGTATTGTTGGAATATTTATTGGTAAAAAATTAGGTGATTATTTTGGAGATAAATTCCAAATATTAGGTGGAGTAATATTAATACTTCTTGGATTTAAAATACTTCTTGGATTTTAA
- a CDS encoding MtaA/CmuA family methyltransferase: MDLINNLKNALNNKKVEKIPAISATSIAIFDTFNTSEVSWPQAHYDPKQMTKLGLSLYKQAKLENARIPFDMTSEAEAFGCKISSNSHSPPSIIEKAPIEYPENLDIPSDYTNKKRLAVISESIELIKNEYPEVPVIVGLVGPFTLAGHIIGIEKLVKMLNTESFTVETILDVVLDAQIELAKTYTNAGADVICIPDGSASPDLIQPEYFREYEKEALNELAKNIKCQSIIHMCGQSRPILEDLLEINFNGLSIEESINTGEARMVKEDLSSDTVIIGNISSTQTLLNKTTNEVKEEVKEILKHGTDILAPSCGIAPKTPLENIKAFVEARNEYYLEKN; this comes from the coding sequence ATGGATTTAATAAATAACTTAAAAAATGCTCTAAATAATAAAAAAGTTGAAAAAATACCAGCAATAAGTGCAACATCCATAGCAATATTTGATACTTTTAATACATCTGAAGTATCATGGCCTCAAGCACATTATGACCCTAAACAAATGACAAAACTAGGCTTATCCCTTTATAAACAAGCAAAACTAGAGAATGCAAGAATACCCTTTGATATGACAAGTGAAGCAGAAGCATTTGGTTGTAAAATAAGCTCTAATTCACACAGTCCACCATCAATAATAGAAAAAGCACCAATAGAATATCCTGAAAATCTAGACATACCCTCTGACTATACAAACAAAAAAAGATTAGCTGTTATTAGTGAATCTATAGAACTAATAAAAAATGAGTACCCTGAAGTACCAGTAATTGTTGGATTAGTTGGCCCATTTACACTAGCAGGACATATTATAGGAATAGAAAAACTAGTTAAAATGTTAAATACTGAAAGTTTTACAGTTGAAACAATACTTGATGTAGTGTTAGATGCCCAAATAGAACTAGCAAAAACATATACCAATGCAGGGGCTGATGTAATATGCATACCTGATGGTAGTGCATCACCAGATTTAATACAACCAGAATATTTTAGAGAATATGAAAAAGAAGCACTAAATGAGCTGGCAAAGAATATTAAATGTCAAAGTATTATCCATATGTGTGGACAATCAAGACCAATACTAGAAGATCTACTAGAAATTAACTTCAATGGACTATCCATAGAAGAATCAATAAATACTGGTGAAGCAAGAATGGTTAAAGAGGACCTATCTTCAGACACTGTTATTATTGGAAATATATCATCAACACAAACACTACTTAATAAAACAACAAATGAAGTAAAAGAAGAAGTAAAAGAAATACTAAAACATGGAACAGATATACTAGCACCAAGTTGTGGAATTGCACCAAAAACACCACTTGAAAATATCAAAGCATTTGTAGAAGCAAGAAATGAATATTACTTAGAAAAGAACTAA
- the bsh gene encoding choloylglycine hydrolase: MCSAANYTTKNHYFGRNFDYEISYNEQVMITPRNYPLKFRKINDITTTHYAIIGISAGINEYPLYYDATNEKGLSMAGLNFAGYTKYHEYDSNKLNITPFEFIPYILSKYESVDDVKEALENINLVNINYSDKLPLSPLHWIISDSESSITVECLKDELKVYDNPLGILTNNPPFDLQMFNLNNYRRVSNKTPSNDFLKDYNLDVYSRGMGGMGIPGDLSSMSRFVKLAFTLTNSLSDDSEESSVNQFFHILASVEQQNGCTFIESPDKYEYTIYSSCVNTSCGIYYYRTYGNSQINAVNMHNENLDTDKLITYPLVNKEKFNFQN; the protein is encoded by the coding sequence ATGTGTTCTGCTGCAAATTACACAACAAAAAATCATTATTTTGGTCGTAACTTTGACTATGAAATATCATATAATGAACAAGTTATGATAACTCCACGAAATTATCCTCTAAAATTTAGAAAGATAAATGATATAACAACAACACACTATGCTATTATTGGTATAAGTGCAGGTATTAATGAATATCCATTGTATTATGATGCAACGAATGAAAAAGGATTAAGTATGGCTGGATTAAATTTCGCTGGATATACAAAGTATCATGAATATGATTCTAATAAATTAAATATCACTCCATTTGAATTTATACCATATATTCTTAGTAAATATGAATCTGTGGATGATGTTAAAGAAGCTTTGGAAAATATTAACCTTGTTAATATAAATTATAGTGATAAACTTCCCCTTTCACCACTTCATTGGATTATATCAGATAGTGAAAGTTCAATTACTGTTGAATGTTTAAAGGATGAATTAAAAGTATATGATAATCCACTAGGAATACTAACAAATAATCCACCATTTGATTTGCAAATGTTTAATTTAAATAATTATAGAAGAGTATCTAATAAAACACCAAGTAATGATTTTCTAAAAGATTATAATCTTGATGTGTATAGTAGGGGTATGGGGGGTATGGGTATTCCTGGTGATTTATCCTCTATGTCACGTTTTGTTAAATTAGCATTTACACTTACAAATTCATTATCTGATGATTCAGAGGAAAGTAGTGTTAATCAATTTTTCCATATTCTAGCAAGTGTTGAACAACAAAATGGATGTACATTTATAGAAAGTCCTGATAAATATGAATATACAATATATTCCTCTTGTGTTAATACAAGTTGTGGAATATATTATTATAGAACATATGGAAACTCTCAGATAAATGCTGTTAATATGCACAATGAAAATTTAGATACTGATAAGTTAATTACATATCCACTTGTAAATAAGGAAAAATTTAATTTTCAAAATTAA
- a CDS encoding transposase — protein sequence MKEYKPKYILADKAYDTEKIKKTIIEETTAIPQTKKHQKTGKYRTKYRAIFWQKIYNYRNQVECVNSVEKRLFGGINTSRSRKLQIKET from the coding sequence ATAAAAGAATATAAACCAAAATACATACTTGCAGATAAAGCATACGATACAGAAAAAATAAAAAAGACTATAATCGAAGAAACAACAGCAATACCACAAACGAAGAAACACCAAAAAACAGGAAAATACAGAACAAAATATAGAGCAATATTCTGGCAAAAGATATATAATTATAGAAATCAAGTAGAATGTGTAAATAGTGTAGAAAAAAGACTATTTGGTGGAATAAATACAAGTAGAAGTAGAAAATTACAAATAAAAGAAACATAA